In the Maribacter sp. MJ134 genome, one interval contains:
- a CDS encoding M24 family metallopeptidase: MHNVVKLILLLIVLQVSGQQILPENKRAVVVDEILENRFNNLLPQLMDASDIDMWVVISREYNEDPVIKTMLPATWLNARRRTILLFYRDKTNNTIEKLAVARYNVGKSIKSAWDKEKEPNQWKRLMQLITERNPKKIGLNFSKDHNIADGLDKTDYDEFMQNLPKSFQKRVVSAEQLAVRWIETRTEREMVIYNQLVDITHDIIAEAFSEKVITPGVTTTTEVEWWMRQKVTDLGLETWFHPTVDVQRSKEDLVGHLYSFSGRPDDMVILPGDLLHCDFGITYLRLNTDCQELAYVLKPEEKAAPDFLINGLKDGNRVQDFLTGNMVTGKTGNEILAKSLAEAKAAGLRPSIYTHPLGLYGHSAGTTIGMWDAQGGVMKDDGENYPLNPNTVYAIELNTTITIPEWNRDIRIMLEEAGFFGANGFRYVNGRQTELMLIPRLKTHQGN, from the coding sequence ATGCATAACGTTGTTAAACTTATACTTCTACTCATTGTTTTACAGGTTTCTGGACAACAAATTTTACCTGAAAACAAACGGGCCGTGGTGGTCGATGAAATTTTAGAAAATCGTTTTAATAATTTGCTTCCGCAATTGATGGACGCTTCCGATATTGATATGTGGGTCGTTATTTCTAGGGAATATAATGAAGACCCGGTGATCAAGACCATGCTTCCGGCTACTTGGTTAAATGCAAGGAGAAGAACTATTCTTTTATTTTACAGAGATAAGACCAATAATACCATTGAAAAACTAGCGGTTGCTCGCTATAATGTAGGAAAGAGTATTAAATCTGCTTGGGATAAGGAAAAGGAACCAAATCAGTGGAAGCGGCTCATGCAGTTAATTACAGAGAGAAATCCTAAGAAAATAGGGCTCAATTTTTCTAAGGACCACAATATTGCGGATGGATTGGATAAGACAGATTATGACGAGTTCATGCAAAATCTTCCCAAGAGCTTTCAAAAAAGAGTTGTTTCTGCCGAGCAATTGGCGGTGAGATGGATAGAAACCCGAACAGAAAGAGAAATGGTCATTTACAACCAATTGGTAGATATCACCCATGATATTATCGCCGAAGCTTTTTCTGAAAAAGTAATTACTCCAGGGGTAACTACGACCACCGAAGTAGAATGGTGGATGCGTCAAAAGGTAACCGATTTAGGGCTGGAAACCTGGTTTCATCCAACGGTTGATGTACAGCGTTCAAAAGAAGATTTGGTAGGTCACCTCTATTCGTTCTCCGGCAGGCCGGACGATATGGTCATTCTTCCGGGAGATTTGTTGCATTGCGATTTTGGCATTACCTATTTAAGACTCAATACAGATTGTCAGGAATTAGCCTATGTTCTAAAACCAGAGGAAAAAGCTGCGCCTGACTTTTTAATCAATGGATTAAAAGATGGGAATCGTGTCCAAGACTTTTTGACCGGGAACATGGTTACAGGCAAAACAGGGAACGAAATTTTGGCAAAATCATTAGCTGAGGCAAAAGCGGCAGGTTTAAGGCCTTCTATCTATACGCATCCTCTTGGTTTATACGGTCATTCTGCAGGAACAACCATTGGTATGTGGGATGCTCAAGGTGGCGTAATGAAGGACGATGGGGAGAACTATCCGCTAAACCCGAATACCGTTTACGCCATAGAACTAAATACCACGATTACTATTCCAGAATGGAACCGGGATATTAGAATTATGTTGGAAGAAGCAGGTTTTTTTGGAGCGAACGGATTTAGATACGTTAACGGTAGACAAACAGAACTTATGTTAATACCCCGTTTAAAAACGCATCAAGGCAATTAG
- a CDS encoding carboxypeptidase-like regulatory domain-containing protein, producing MKKAVVLLLVCTVSAFSFAQEKLNTIKGVVTYLDTPLINAEIKVSGSEEATKTDMEGRYTINARPGQLVSYAYPSMRTLEIVVEDVTRILNIELTPEVNQLDEVVVEKTVLKSQKQLRAEYATNKNLINTAFGILDKDVTSFAVRIAEGKDLNPIGIDIATVLQYRFPGVRVERNGLDFLNPTVYLRGGALGFFPAIYDVDGLIITDFPNFLQIENIERIAVISGLGAVTKYGGAANGGVIVINTKGANYFPEPGTDKPYDMARLRNNKFNGDVLTSEDLKKDRPIYLTKLMDSKSEAEAIATYNEQIKVYRSSYFYILDAYDHFSNRWKNTDFADGIIENNKQVIYDNPLALKALAYTYQAEDRLKEANEVYKEVFRLRPNYAQSYMDLANSYREIGENQRAAAIYARYGYLLEEGFLRAEGDLGIIMDRELNNLIALKGRELLSRRELKNLVLDDEFDGTRLVFEWNDSEAEFELQFVNPEGNYFKSEHSLLADADRIKDEKISGFSSEEYLIDDSVKGVWKVNAKYFGNKSLTPTYLKATIYHNFGSASQRKETKVFKLSLRNVNQQLFTVSNMSTVVGN from the coding sequence ATGAAAAAAGCCGTTGTCCTATTACTCGTCTGTACTGTTAGTGCATTTTCTTTTGCACAGGAAAAATTGAACACTATAAAAGGAGTGGTCACTTATCTCGATACACCTCTTATTAATGCTGAAATAAAAGTCTCCGGTTCAGAGGAAGCTACCAAAACGGATATGGAAGGCAGGTATACCATTAATGCCAGACCAGGACAATTAGTTTCCTATGCCTATCCCAGCATGCGTACTTTAGAAATAGTGGTTGAAGATGTGACGCGTATTTTAAATATTGAATTGACCCCAGAAGTAAATCAATTGGATGAAGTGGTCGTTGAAAAAACGGTGTTGAAATCGCAGAAACAATTGAGAGCGGAATATGCTACCAATAAAAATCTTATAAACACCGCCTTTGGTATCTTGGATAAGGATGTTACCAGTTTTGCCGTGCGCATTGCAGAAGGTAAAGATTTAAATCCCATAGGTATAGATATAGCTACAGTTTTACAATATCGTTTTCCTGGTGTTAGGGTAGAAAGAAATGGTCTAGATTTTTTAAATCCTACCGTTTACTTACGAGGAGGTGCTCTTGGATTTTTTCCAGCGATTTATGATGTTGATGGATTGATTATTACAGATTTCCCTAATTTTTTACAAATAGAAAATATAGAACGGATTGCTGTAATCAGCGGTCTAGGGGCCGTTACAAAATATGGAGGAGCAGCAAATGGAGGTGTCATAGTCATTAACACCAAAGGAGCTAACTATTTCCCAGAGCCTGGTACGGATAAGCCATATGACATGGCAAGACTTCGGAACAATAAATTTAACGGGGATGTACTTACCAGTGAGGATTTAAAAAAAGATAGACCTATCTACCTTACTAAATTAATGGATAGTAAAAGCGAGGCCGAGGCCATCGCCACATACAATGAGCAGATAAAGGTTTACAGAAGTTCATATTTCTATATTTTGGACGCTTACGACCATTTTTCTAATAGATGGAAAAATACTGATTTTGCAGACGGTATTATTGAAAACAACAAACAAGTCATTTATGATAATCCCCTAGCTTTAAAAGCGCTAGCCTATACCTATCAAGCAGAAGACAGACTCAAAGAAGCCAATGAAGTATATAAAGAAGTTTTTCGTCTTAGACCCAATTACGCGCAGAGTTATATGGATTTGGCCAATAGTTATCGCGAGATTGGAGAAAACCAAAGAGCTGCGGCAATTTATGCTAGATATGGTTACTTGTTGGAAGAAGGCTTCTTAAGAGCTGAGGGAGATTTAGGTATTATCATGGATAGGGAATTGAACAATCTTATTGCTTTAAAAGGTAGAGAATTGTTATCTAGAAGAGAACTAAAGAATTTGGTCTTGGACGATGAGTTCGACGGTACGCGCCTGGTATTCGAGTGGAACGACAGTGAGGCGGAGTTTGAACTACAGTTCGTGAATCCCGAGGGAAATTATTTCAAGTCGGAACATTCGTTGCTGGCCGATGCAGATCGTATCAAAGATGAAAAGATATCAGGATTCTCCAGTGAGGAATACCTTATAGACGACAGTGTAAAAGGAGTGTGGAAAGTAAATGCCAAATACTTCGGCAACAAAAGCCTTACCCCAACGTATCTAAAAGCAACTATATACCATAACTTCGGTAGTGCATCGCAACGTAAGGAGACCAAGGTATTTAAACTAAGCCTAAGGAACGTGAACCAGCAATTGTTTACGGTCTCTAATATGTCCACCGTGGTGGGTAATTAA
- a CDS encoding carboxypeptidase-like regulatory domain-containing protein, whose protein sequence is MYRFTVMLWLFTSIVWGQQNEITVTGKVTDGLAPIGDVNITISNSDEGTKTDVNGFYSLKVNEGTLIRYSHIGFETVEILAEDISRTLNIVMVPEVNELDNVTVTKTLPRKTQKELFQEYNTNPNLIKTMFGILDKDVVGYSMRTVDEKEIKIVYPDLSFLINNRFAGVASRCNPATGLLETTMRKVTSLGNAGGGGSIYEVDGTIFDSLPCAMVDISNIKRIAVIPSFSGLTKYGTMAKAGIVIINTKTGNFSPGANGIENYDQAKLRNNIYSNDALAFDTSSNEPEYLRQFRSSVTEEEAKKIYREQSAQYGKSYHFVLDAYQYFSKELGNGVFADGIIEEHKELFASDPMALKSLAYLYQEEGSFKKANELYKELFILRANYGQSYMDLANSYREIGEYKRAATMYARYGYLLKEGFLRAEDDQNIIMERELNNLIAFKGKDLLSKRELKNLVLDDEFKGTRLVFEWNDSEAEFELQFVNPEGNYFKSEHSLFADAESFKNKKISGFSSEEYLIDESIKGVWKVNAKYFGNKSLTPTYLKATIYHNYGSASQRKETKVFKLSLKNVSQQLFTVSNVLSIVSN, encoded by the coding sequence ATGTATAGATTCACTGTCATGTTATGGCTGTTTACCTCTATTGTATGGGGTCAACAAAATGAAATCACAGTTACGGGTAAGGTTACGGACGGTCTGGCCCCAATCGGGGATGTTAACATTACCATATCCAATTCGGATGAAGGAACCAAAACGGATGTTAATGGTTTTTATAGCCTCAAAGTAAATGAGGGTACTCTAATAAGGTATAGTCATATTGGCTTTGAAACCGTAGAAATACTTGCCGAGGATATAAGCAGAACATTAAATATCGTCATGGTGCCGGAGGTAAACGAACTGGATAATGTTACCGTGACCAAGACCCTACCACGTAAGACCCAAAAAGAACTCTTTCAAGAATATAACACCAATCCCAATCTAATAAAGACCATGTTTGGGATTTTGGATAAGGATGTTGTGGGCTATTCTATGCGAACCGTTGATGAGAAAGAAATTAAAATTGTCTATCCCGATTTATCCTTCCTAATCAATAATCGATTTGCAGGAGTAGCGTCGAGGTGCAATCCTGCAACGGGTCTTTTGGAGACAACCATGAGGAAAGTTACTTCTTTAGGAAATGCAGGAGGAGGAGGTTCAATTTATGAAGTGGATGGAACGATATTTGATAGCTTGCCGTGTGCAATGGTCGATATTTCTAATATAAAGAGAATTGCAGTTATCCCTTCGTTTTCCGGTTTAACTAAATATGGGACCATGGCTAAGGCAGGTATTGTCATCATCAACACTAAAACGGGTAATTTCTCACCCGGTGCCAATGGTATCGAAAATTATGATCAAGCAAAACTTCGAAACAATATTTATTCAAACGACGCCCTGGCATTCGATACCTCCTCGAACGAGCCGGAATATCTGAGGCAATTTAGGAGTAGTGTAACCGAAGAGGAGGCGAAGAAAATTTATAGGGAACAATCGGCACAATACGGTAAATCCTACCACTTTGTTTTGGATGCGTATCAGTATTTTTCAAAGGAACTAGGGAACGGTGTATTCGCTGACGGTATCATCGAAGAACATAAAGAGCTATTCGCTTCCGACCCTATGGCCTTAAAATCCCTGGCATACCTTTACCAAGAGGAAGGAAGCTTCAAGAAAGCCAATGAGCTTTACAAGGAACTCTTTATCCTTCGAGCCAATTATGGACAGTCCTATATGGACTTGGCGAACAGTTACCGTGAAATAGGGGAGTATAAAAGAGCAGCGACAATGTATGCCAGATACGGTTATCTATTGAAAGAGGGTTTTCTAAGGGCGGAGGACGACCAGAACATTATCATGGAACGCGAGCTGAACAATCTTATCGCCTTTAAGGGTAAAGACCTGTTGAGCAAAAGAGAACTAAAGAATTTAGTGCTGGACGATGAGTTCAAAGGTACGCGATTGGTATTCGAATGGAACGATAGTGAGGCGGAGTTCGAGCTACAGTTCGTAAACCCAGAGGGAAATTATTTCAAATCGGAACATTCGCTCTTTGCCGATGCAGAAAGTTTCAAGAACAAGAAGATATCCGGTTTCTCAAGTGAAGAATATCTTATAGATGAAAGTATTAAAGGGGTATGGAAAGTAAACGCTAAATATTTTGGAAACAAAAGTTTAACACCTACTTATTTGAAAGCAACTATCTACCACAACTACGGTAGTGCGTCACAGCGTAAAGAAACTAAAGTCTTTAAGTTGAGTCTAAAAAACGTAAGCCAGCAATTGTTTACGGTTTCGAATGTGCTTTCAATTGTTTCAAATTAA
- a CDS encoding carboxypeptidase-like regulatory domain-containing protein gives MRKILFIILVALSCLPMYAQQDYKGRVLDAETKDFLPYVNIGIVNRGVGTVSDEEGLFHLELNKEEYSLKDSLQFSSIGYKTFKRAVKDLQFAYNEYPEIVLQPEIVKLNEIVVTNKGAYEIQEIIGYQNTGEKIYGYWKDNIALGGELATKIKVKKGLRKLEDLVFEVASNASDSLLVRINIYDEDGFKSFPGTNLNTSGKSIFHTIGKNARVSKVDLSPYDIYVKNDFILSLELLKIYGAKKVSLVLMAAPNKYTHSYRKYASLAAWEKLEKSAMAYQLNSTYYSDKPARNSKAMVAKGKKATNLNISGFVFFAGRGVSGATITNEMNGESTVANAQGRYVLKAQKGDLIIFKAAYMKTKRIKILDRTRVNVNLESE, from the coding sequence ATGCGGAAAATATTATTTATAATTTTAGTCGCCCTTTCCTGCTTACCGATGTATGCACAACAAGATTATAAGGGTCGTGTACTAGACGCTGAAACCAAGGATTTCCTGCCTTATGTAAACATTGGTATCGTCAATAGAGGTGTCGGGACCGTTAGTGATGAAGAGGGCCTATTTCATTTAGAATTGAACAAAGAGGAATATAGCCTTAAGGATTCCTTGCAATTTTCTTCAATCGGTTATAAAACATTTAAACGAGCGGTAAAAGATTTGCAGTTCGCTTATAATGAATACCCTGAAATAGTACTACAGCCAGAAATAGTAAAACTAAATGAGATTGTAGTAACCAATAAGGGCGCTTATGAGATTCAGGAAATTATTGGCTATCAAAATACTGGTGAGAAAATTTATGGCTATTGGAAGGATAATATTGCTTTAGGCGGAGAACTGGCCACAAAAATAAAAGTAAAAAAAGGTCTCAGAAAACTAGAGGACTTGGTTTTTGAAGTTGCCTCCAATGCCTCGGATAGTCTTCTTGTACGCATTAATATTTATGATGAAGACGGTTTTAAGAGTTTTCCGGGCACTAACCTGAATACTTCTGGTAAGAGTATTTTTCATACAATAGGTAAAAACGCGAGGGTATCTAAGGTAGATTTATCGCCTTACGATATCTATGTCAAGAACGATTTTATTCTGAGTTTGGAACTATTAAAAATATATGGAGCCAAAAAAGTGAGCTTGGTGCTCATGGCAGCTCCTAATAAGTATACACACTCTTATAGAAAATACGCGAGTCTGGCGGCGTGGGAAAAATTAGAAAAATCAGCTATGGCGTATCAATTGAATTCTACCTATTATTCCGATAAGCCCGCCCGTAATTCCAAGGCTATGGTGGCTAAGGGAAAGAAAGCGACGAACTTGAATATTTCAGGCTTTGTTTTCTTTGCAGGGCGTGGGGTTTCAGGTGCAACTATTACCAATGAAATGAACGGTGAATCTACCGTAGCCAATGCGCAAGGCAGATATGTCCTAAAGGCCCAAAAAGGGGATTTAATTATCTTTAAAGCAGCGTATATGAAAACCAAACGGATTAAAATTCTAGATAGAACCAGAGTCAATGTCAATTTAGAAAGTGAATAG
- a CDS encoding TonB-dependent receptor plug domain-containing protein: MKRLSILVILLANLLTAQGVENNTITICWDTSFSMLSRDMEKEFEILEKIFKRSPDQTVQLLLFDIAIEEKVFQINNGDWSELKTTLTSVVPDGATVYEGLAAKIANKTVYFFTDGNALVPDEVLPVKKGNYVISSALDRNEEFLKKSALVGRGRLMDFAAILPDNIKATAAAKELPNKKEITGTVYIDNVPTNDIEIRIIGSNKIIKTDSSGKFSLPAVPGDSILITSRANKTMKTVPIGYFNKSLDVFLKANVTTLDEVVVTEQRVNAISEDLVNTGNGLKSKEEIGYAVQSIDSEDITPIQTDIRQSVQGRFSGVNLGPGEDLTQVTMRTNATILGNNYGLIVIDGVPMEQNDSSFGSSSNAASSFVNPDNVADITVLKGYAATNRYGSAGNNGVILITTKTASYGGGTGGTKNTALAQNNVYDPEAKITITKSALTKALETYTDMDKAYGKYLTLRNFNENNDSFYLDAFEFFKDKDRKLAARVISNLWEKNIDKESYLRLVALSLRYLGDYDAVQILNNQLNTVKPTALQPFFTEVKLQLEQKEYQAALDRLITLANGGAYGAMDVSPINKSLEREIKNLIFQKRDVLDVTKVAEPYFKNTQMNVRLLVEWSNAKTEFNVQFVNPQNRYFNWEHTSAANSGRIEEEVSLGYAMEEFELYDDLKGNWKINADFLGNLERDNSEPLVLLCSVYTNFGYPSQTKKLVWLYLDGQNPKKEIIALKI; encoded by the coding sequence ATGAAAAGACTAAGTATCCTAGTTATTTTATTGGCAAATCTGCTAACTGCCCAGGGGGTAGAAAACAATACGATTACAATTTGTTGGGACACTTCATTCTCCATGTTGAGCCGAGATATGGAAAAGGAATTTGAAATTTTAGAGAAAATTTTTAAAAGAAGTCCCGACCAAACCGTTCAACTCTTGCTTTTTGATATCGCTATAGAGGAGAAGGTTTTTCAGATTAATAACGGGGATTGGAGCGAATTGAAAACTACCCTAACTTCCGTCGTTCCGGATGGCGCAACAGTCTATGAGGGTCTTGCCGCCAAGATTGCGAATAAAACGGTATATTTTTTTACCGACGGTAATGCCTTAGTGCCTGATGAGGTTTTACCCGTAAAAAAGGGTAATTATGTTATCAGTAGCGCTTTGGACAGGAATGAGGAATTCTTGAAAAAATCTGCTCTAGTAGGTCGTGGAAGATTAATGGATTTTGCAGCCATATTACCGGATAATATAAAAGCCACCGCGGCAGCAAAGGAACTTCCGAATAAAAAAGAAATAACCGGTACGGTTTATATTGACAATGTCCCTACCAACGATATTGAAATTAGAATTATTGGAAGTAACAAGATAATTAAGACAGATAGTAGTGGTAAATTTTCCTTGCCCGCGGTTCCTGGTGATTCTATTCTAATTACCAGCAGGGCAAATAAAACGATGAAAACCGTTCCAATCGGTTACTTTAATAAAAGCTTAGATGTTTTCTTAAAAGCCAATGTAACCACATTGGACGAAGTGGTTGTAACGGAACAACGGGTCAATGCAATCTCAGAAGATCTTGTGAATACGGGAAATGGCCTCAAAAGCAAGGAAGAAATCGGTTATGCGGTGCAATCAATCGATTCGGAAGACATAACCCCTATACAGACAGATATTAGACAATCGGTACAAGGAAGGTTCTCTGGGGTCAATCTTGGTCCTGGAGAAGACCTTACCCAAGTCACTATGCGGACAAACGCCACTATATTGGGTAATAATTACGGACTTATTGTTATCGATGGGGTTCCTATGGAGCAGAACGATTCTTCCTTCGGTAGTTCTAGCAATGCCGCATCGAGCTTTGTAAACCCCGACAATGTAGCTGATATCACGGTGCTTAAAGGTTACGCAGCTACCAATAGGTACGGCTCGGCTGGTAACAATGGTGTAATCTTAATAACGACAAAAACCGCATCTTACGGTGGGGGTACTGGTGGAACAAAAAATACGGCCTTGGCTCAAAATAATGTTTATGACCCTGAGGCAAAAATCACTATTACGAAATCCGCACTTACCAAAGCTCTGGAGACCTATACGGATATGGATAAGGCATATGGTAAGTATTTGACCTTACGAAACTTCAATGAGAACAACGATTCTTTTTACCTAGATGCTTTTGAGTTTTTCAAGGATAAGGACCGCAAGTTAGCTGCTAGAGTGATATCTAATCTATGGGAGAAGAATATTGACAAAGAATCGTACTTAAGGCTTGTAGCCCTGTCCTTGCGATATTTAGGAGATTATGATGCCGTACAAATTCTCAATAACCAGCTAAATACCGTGAAGCCCACCGCATTACAACCCTTTTTCACCGAGGTTAAATTACAACTTGAGCAAAAAGAATATCAAGCGGCATTGGACCGTCTCATTACCCTGGCTAACGGGGGTGCTTATGGTGCAATGGATGTAAGCCCTATAAACAAATCCTTAGAAAGAGAAATCAAGAATTTAATTTTTCAAAAACGAGATGTTTTGGATGTAACCAAGGTAGCGGAACCCTATTTTAAGAATACGCAGATGAATGTGCGTCTCCTAGTGGAGTGGAGCAATGCTAAAACAGAATTCAACGTTCAATTCGTTAATCCTCAAAACCGTTATTTCAATTGGGAGCATACCAGTGCGGCGAATAGTGGTAGAATTGAAGAGGAAGTAAGTTTAGGTTACGCTATGGAGGAGTTTGAATTGTATGACGATCTCAAAGGCAATTGGAAAATAAATGCGGATTTCCTAGGTAACTTAGAGAGGGACAATTCAGAGCCTTTGGTTTTGTTGTGTTCCGTTTACACTAATTTTGGATATCCTTCACAAACAAAGAAATTGGTCTGGCTATATCTAGACGGTCAAAATCCTAAAAAAGAAATTATTGCTTTAAAAATTTAG
- a CDS encoding DUF4886 domain-containing protein, protein MKEISVLIPLLFLMISCSEDRTAEPEKEDTVETPFRPQNVLFIGNSHTRFNQGVDFYLKGFLDNLNLPYEPFIERSAFDGYTLDEHLENNSTTSILESKKWDIVVLQENTFKAANDKLGAKVAMENFKFAVTNNDTQLYLFLTWAYEDEPEMLSKIIETYEETGVLLKAKVVPVGVAFRDFKNANGETINLYNPDGVHPSIAGSFLAASMFYYAIYDEDPTKNDYTASLEEATADLLKQMAKEAIDAY, encoded by the coding sequence ATGAAAGAAATTTCGGTTCTTATACCCTTACTTTTTCTAATGATAAGTTGCTCCGAAGACCGTACGGCAGAACCCGAGAAAGAAGACACCGTAGAGACACCATTTAGACCACAGAACGTACTTTTTATAGGAAACAGTCATACCCGTTTTAACCAAGGCGTGGATTTTTATTTAAAAGGTTTTTTAGACAACTTAAACCTCCCTTACGAACCATTCATAGAACGCTCGGCCTTTGATGGCTATACGCTCGATGAGCATTTAGAAAACAACAGTACCACTTCTATACTAGAATCAAAAAAATGGGACATTGTAGTGCTTCAAGAGAATACGTTTAAAGCGGCCAACGACAAGCTTGGTGCTAAGGTTGCTATGGAAAACTTTAAGTTTGCCGTTACTAACAATGATACGCAACTTTATCTTTTTTTAACCTGGGCTTACGAAGATGAGCCAGAAATGTTGTCCAAAATTATCGAAACCTATGAAGAGACGGGTGTGCTTTTAAAAGCTAAAGTTGTTCCGGTAGGAGTAGCTTTTAGAGATTTTAAGAATGCCAACGGAGAAACCATTAACCTTTATAATCCAGACGGAGTGCATCCAAGTATAGCAGGTTCTTTTCTAGCGGCAAGTATGTTTTATTATGCCATATATGACGAGGACCCCACTAAAAATGACTATACCGCTTCACTAGAAGAAGCAACGGCAGATTTACTAAAACAGATGGCAAAGGAAGCTATAGACGCCTACTAA